The Verrucomicrobium spinosum DSM 4136 = JCM 18804 genome includes a region encoding these proteins:
- a CDS encoding BatA domain-containing protein, translating into MRLLLANPAGLWALLAIPAVLVIHFLQERSRRLRVSTLFLLERVRPESTGGAKFERLRNSVPLWLQLLAALILTWLLVEPRWIKEDSRQTVVVVLDSSVSMEAFKEPTRELLAEKLRGWSRAAARTEWHLLETDVRKPTLYTGAELAGVLRAYDGWKPVLGTHRPDEALQVGSGLVKEHGIVIFVTDRKVDVAAGVAVLSAGEEIENVGWAGVETTLVKPGVADSGVKWSVLVRNYGKAPQTRQWWVEQEGGTEPKRSSLTLAPGQTGELGGELPPGVDRATLVLSGDQFTWDDRMPLQRPVERVVNLAFEAGSAPGAVLKKMMQALDGVAVTPVTQAPDLTVAELGNPVNTDAVQILGGGGENLPLDGSYTVAEDHPLTRDLNWMSLLTPRPMELGLTDRDEPLLWKGGRPLALLRHDLTATGTPVRRLLLAWDLSQSNAARHPALLVMLHRYVEQLRRAKREPWAGNFEAGQNLDVPPPLAASGAAPAALTLRRDDGTRAEFTGRVPDGVGFFDLKEGGKTMIRGAIHFADTREADFREAAPLDTVDARRWEAALKQTEADPLTGLWVLLVLGCLLGAWGWRSGPARASAGSIVAARS; encoded by the coding sequence ATGCGACTGCTCCTCGCCAATCCTGCCGGCCTCTGGGCCCTCCTGGCCATCCCGGCTGTGTTGGTCATCCACTTCCTTCAGGAGCGCTCCCGGCGGCTGCGCGTGAGCACGCTCTTCCTCCTGGAAAGAGTGAGGCCGGAGAGCACGGGCGGGGCCAAGTTTGAGCGGCTGCGGAACTCGGTGCCTCTCTGGCTCCAGCTCCTGGCGGCGCTCATCTTGACCTGGCTGCTGGTGGAGCCCCGCTGGATCAAGGAAGACTCCCGCCAGACGGTGGTGGTGGTGCTGGACAGCTCCGTCTCCATGGAGGCGTTCAAGGAGCCAACGCGTGAGCTGCTGGCAGAAAAACTGCGGGGCTGGAGCCGGGCGGCAGCGCGGACGGAATGGCACCTGCTGGAGACGGATGTGCGCAAGCCCACTCTCTACACCGGGGCGGAGCTGGCCGGAGTGCTGCGGGCGTATGATGGCTGGAAGCCTGTGCTGGGCACTCACCGGCCGGATGAAGCCCTGCAAGTGGGCTCGGGTTTGGTGAAAGAACATGGCATCGTCATCTTTGTGACGGATCGCAAAGTGGACGTGGCTGCCGGAGTGGCGGTGCTCTCTGCGGGAGAGGAGATTGAGAACGTTGGCTGGGCCGGGGTGGAGACGACTCTGGTCAAGCCGGGGGTTGCCGACTCAGGCGTGAAGTGGTCGGTGCTGGTACGCAACTATGGCAAAGCACCGCAGACCCGCCAGTGGTGGGTGGAGCAGGAGGGGGGCACGGAGCCGAAGCGCTCCAGTCTGACCTTGGCCCCAGGACAGACCGGAGAACTGGGCGGCGAGCTGCCGCCGGGCGTGGATCGGGCCACGCTGGTGCTGAGCGGAGACCAGTTCACCTGGGATGATCGCATGCCCTTGCAACGCCCCGTGGAACGGGTGGTGAATCTTGCGTTTGAGGCGGGTTCGGCCCCTGGGGCGGTGCTCAAGAAGATGATGCAGGCGTTGGATGGCGTGGCCGTGACGCCCGTCACCCAAGCACCTGACCTCACGGTGGCGGAACTGGGCAACCCGGTGAACACGGATGCGGTGCAGATTCTGGGGGGCGGAGGCGAGAATCTGCCGCTGGACGGCAGCTACACCGTGGCGGAGGACCATCCGCTCACCCGGGACCTCAACTGGATGAGCCTGTTGACTCCTCGTCCCATGGAGCTGGGCCTGACAGACCGGGACGAACCGTTGCTCTGGAAGGGCGGGCGCCCGCTGGCCCTGCTCCGGCATGACCTCACCGCCACCGGCACGCCAGTGCGTCGCCTGCTCCTGGCCTGGGACCTCTCCCAGTCGAATGCCGCCCGGCACCCGGCGTTGCTCGTGATGCTGCATCGTTATGTGGAGCAGTTGCGCCGGGCGAAGCGCGAGCCGTGGGCAGGCAACTTCGAAGCGGGTCAGAATCTGGATGTGCCTCCGCCGCTGGCCGCTTCTGGGGCAGCCCCGGCTGCGCTCACGCTGCGTCGCGATGATGGCACTCGCGCAGAGTTCACGGGGCGCGTTCCGGATGGAGTCGGCTTCTTTGACCTGAAGGAAGGTGGTAAAACCATGATCCGTGGGGCCATTCATTTTGCCGACACTCGTGAAGCAGATTTCCGTGAGGCCGCTCCGCTGGATACAGTGGATGCGCGGCGCTGGGAGGCCGCCCTCAAACAAACGGAGGCCGATCCGCTGACGGGCCTGTGGGTGCTGCTGGTGCTCGGCTGTCTGCTGGGGGCCTGGGGCTGGCGGTCCGGCCCGGCGCGTGCGTCTGCCGGCTCCATCGTCGCCGCCCGAAGCTGA